The proteins below come from a single Cannabis sativa cultivar Pink pepper isolate KNU-18-1 chromosome 3, ASM2916894v1, whole genome shotgun sequence genomic window:
- the LOC115710246 gene encoding tRNase Z TRZ1 isoform X1: MAELRKTSESVEEKPKSDMEPSSKRGRGLIIEGYPVEGLSIGGHETCIIFPTLKLAFDIGRCPQRAISQDFVFISHAHMDHIGGLPMYVATRGLYSMKPPTIFVPKCIKEDVEQLFNIHRKMDQSELKHNLIGLDVAGEEVNVRRDLRVRAFRTYHGIPSQGYIVYSLKQKLKKEHVGLSANEIKTLKSSGVEITNTVREPLVAFTGDTTSDFIVDDNNVDVLKARILVMESTFIDDSVSVAHARDYGHTHLAEIISHAEKFENKAILLIHFSARYMVKEIEQAVSALPAPLAGRVFALTEGI; the protein is encoded by the exons ATGGCTGAGTTAAGAAAAACTTCTGAGTCAGTGGAAGAGAAACCTAAATCAGACATGGAACCATCTTCAAAAAGGGGCAGGGGATTGATAATCGAAGGGTACCCAGTTGAGGGTTTGTCCATTGGAGGGCATGAAACTTGCATAATCTTTCCAACTCTCAAGTTGGCCTTCGATATTGGACGATGTCCTCAACGTGCCATCTCTCAGGACTTCGTCTTCATTTCCCATGCTCATATGGACCACATT GGAGGATTGCCCATGTATGTTGCAACTCGTGGATTGTACAGTATGAAGCCTCCAACAATTTTTGTACCAAAATGTATAAAAGAAGATGTTGAACAACTGTTCAATATTCACAGAAAAATGGATCAATCAGAGCTAAAACATAATCTAATTGGGCTGGATGTTG CAGGAGAAGAGGTAAATGTAAGAAGGGATCTTAGAGTAAGGGCTTTTAGGACATACCATGGGATACCGAGCCAG GGTTATATAGTTTACTCTTTGAAGCAGAAACTTAAAAAGGAGCATGTTGGCCTTTCAGCTAATGAAATTAAAACCTTGAAATCATCAGGTGTGGAG aTCACAAACACAGTGAGGGAACCTCTAGTTGCTTTTACAGGAGACACCACATCTGACTTCATTGTTGACGACAACAATGTAGATGTTTTAAAAGCAAGGATTCTTGTCATGGAG AGCACCTTCATTGATGATTCAGTTTCAGTAGCACATGCTAGAGATTATGGACATACTCATTTGGCTGAG ATAATAAGTCACGCAGAAAAATTTGAGAATAAAGCAATTCTTCTTATACACTTTTCAGCTCGTTATATGGTGAAG GAAATTGAACAAGCGGTGTCTGCATTGCCTGCACCTTTAGCAGGTCGGGTTTTTGCACTTACGGAAGGCATCTAA
- the LOC115710246 gene encoding nuclear ribonuclease Z isoform X5, with protein MAELRKTSESVEEKPKSDMEPSSKRGRGLIIEGYPVEGLSIGGHETCIIFPTLKLAFDIGRCPQRAISQDFVFISHAHMDHIGGLPMYVATRGLYSMKPPTIFVPKCIKEDVEQLFNIHRKMDQSELKHNLIGLDVGEEVNVRRDLRVRAFRTYHGIPSQGYIVYSLKQKLKKEHVGLSANEIKTLKSSGVEITNTVREPLVAFTGDTTSDFIVDDNNVDVLKARILVMESTFIDDSVSVAHARDYGHTHLAEEIEQAVSALPAPLAGRVFALTEGI; from the exons ATGGCTGAGTTAAGAAAAACTTCTGAGTCAGTGGAAGAGAAACCTAAATCAGACATGGAACCATCTTCAAAAAGGGGCAGGGGATTGATAATCGAAGGGTACCCAGTTGAGGGTTTGTCCATTGGAGGGCATGAAACTTGCATAATCTTTCCAACTCTCAAGTTGGCCTTCGATATTGGACGATGTCCTCAACGTGCCATCTCTCAGGACTTCGTCTTCATTTCCCATGCTCATATGGACCACATT GGAGGATTGCCCATGTATGTTGCAACTCGTGGATTGTACAGTATGAAGCCTCCAACAATTTTTGTACCAAAATGTATAAAAGAAGATGTTGAACAACTGTTCAATATTCACAGAAAAATGGATCAATCAGAGCTAAAACATAATCTAATTGGGCTGGATGTTG GAGAAGAGGTAAATGTAAGAAGGGATCTTAGAGTAAGGGCTTTTAGGACATACCATGGGATACCGAGCCAG GGTTATATAGTTTACTCTTTGAAGCAGAAACTTAAAAAGGAGCATGTTGGCCTTTCAGCTAATGAAATTAAAACCTTGAAATCATCAGGTGTGGAG aTCACAAACACAGTGAGGGAACCTCTAGTTGCTTTTACAGGAGACACCACATCTGACTTCATTGTTGACGACAACAATGTAGATGTTTTAAAAGCAAGGATTCTTGTCATGGAG AGCACCTTCATTGATGATTCAGTTTCAGTAGCACATGCTAGAGATTATGGACATACTCATTTGGCTGAG GAAATTGAACAAGCGGTGTCTGCATTGCCTGCACCTTTAGCAGGTCGGGTTTTTGCACTTACGGAAGGCATCTAA
- the LOC115710246 gene encoding nuclear ribonuclease Z isoform X4, with amino-acid sequence MAELRKTSESVEEKPKSDMEPSSKRGRGLIIEGYPVEGLSIGGHETCIIFPTLKLAFDIGRCPQRAISQDFVFISHAHMDHIGGLPMYVATRGLYSMKPPTIFVPKCIKEDVEQLFNIHRKMDQSELKHNLIGLDVAGEEVNVRRDLRVRAFRTYHGIPSQGYIVYSLKQKLKKEHVGLSANEIKTLKSSGVEITNTVREPLVAFTGDTTSDFIVDDNNVDVLKARILVMESTFIDDSVSVAHARDYGHTHLAEASYSMISYSEYMANFPDNKSRRKI; translated from the exons ATGGCTGAGTTAAGAAAAACTTCTGAGTCAGTGGAAGAGAAACCTAAATCAGACATGGAACCATCTTCAAAAAGGGGCAGGGGATTGATAATCGAAGGGTACCCAGTTGAGGGTTTGTCCATTGGAGGGCATGAAACTTGCATAATCTTTCCAACTCTCAAGTTGGCCTTCGATATTGGACGATGTCCTCAACGTGCCATCTCTCAGGACTTCGTCTTCATTTCCCATGCTCATATGGACCACATT GGAGGATTGCCCATGTATGTTGCAACTCGTGGATTGTACAGTATGAAGCCTCCAACAATTTTTGTACCAAAATGTATAAAAGAAGATGTTGAACAACTGTTCAATATTCACAGAAAAATGGATCAATCAGAGCTAAAACATAATCTAATTGGGCTGGATGTTG CAGGAGAAGAGGTAAATGTAAGAAGGGATCTTAGAGTAAGGGCTTTTAGGACATACCATGGGATACCGAGCCAG GGTTATATAGTTTACTCTTTGAAGCAGAAACTTAAAAAGGAGCATGTTGGCCTTTCAGCTAATGAAATTAAAACCTTGAAATCATCAGGTGTGGAG aTCACAAACACAGTGAGGGAACCTCTAGTTGCTTTTACAGGAGACACCACATCTGACTTCATTGTTGACGACAACAATGTAGATGTTTTAAAAGCAAGGATTCTTGTCATGGAG AGCACCTTCATTGATGATTCAGTTTCAGTAGCACATGCTAGAGATTATGGACATACTCATTTGGCTGAG gcTTCTTATTCAATGATTTCCTACTCTGAATACATGGCCAATTTCCCAGATAATAAGTCACGCAGAAAAATTTGA
- the LOC115710246 gene encoding nuclear ribonuclease Z isoform X3: MAELRKTSESVEEKPKSDMEPSSKRGRGLIIEGYPVEGLSIGGHETCIIFPTLKLAFDIGRCPQRAISQDFVFISHAHMDHIGGLPMYVATRGLYSMKPPTIFVPKCIKEDVEQLFNIHRKMDQSELKHNLIGLDVAGEEVNVRRDLRVRAFRTYHGIPSQGYIVYSLKQKLKKEHVGLSANEIKTLKSSGVEITNTVREPLVAFTGDTTSDFIVDDNNVDVLKARILVMESTFIDDSVSVAHARDYGHTHLAEEIEQAVSALPAPLAGRVFALTEGI, encoded by the exons ATGGCTGAGTTAAGAAAAACTTCTGAGTCAGTGGAAGAGAAACCTAAATCAGACATGGAACCATCTTCAAAAAGGGGCAGGGGATTGATAATCGAAGGGTACCCAGTTGAGGGTTTGTCCATTGGAGGGCATGAAACTTGCATAATCTTTCCAACTCTCAAGTTGGCCTTCGATATTGGACGATGTCCTCAACGTGCCATCTCTCAGGACTTCGTCTTCATTTCCCATGCTCATATGGACCACATT GGAGGATTGCCCATGTATGTTGCAACTCGTGGATTGTACAGTATGAAGCCTCCAACAATTTTTGTACCAAAATGTATAAAAGAAGATGTTGAACAACTGTTCAATATTCACAGAAAAATGGATCAATCAGAGCTAAAACATAATCTAATTGGGCTGGATGTTG CAGGAGAAGAGGTAAATGTAAGAAGGGATCTTAGAGTAAGGGCTTTTAGGACATACCATGGGATACCGAGCCAG GGTTATATAGTTTACTCTTTGAAGCAGAAACTTAAAAAGGAGCATGTTGGCCTTTCAGCTAATGAAATTAAAACCTTGAAATCATCAGGTGTGGAG aTCACAAACACAGTGAGGGAACCTCTAGTTGCTTTTACAGGAGACACCACATCTGACTTCATTGTTGACGACAACAATGTAGATGTTTTAAAAGCAAGGATTCTTGTCATGGAG AGCACCTTCATTGATGATTCAGTTTCAGTAGCACATGCTAGAGATTATGGACATACTCATTTGGCTGAG GAAATTGAACAAGCGGTGTCTGCATTGCCTGCACCTTTAGCAGGTCGGGTTTTTGCACTTACGGAAGGCATCTAA
- the LOC115710246 gene encoding tRNase Z TRZ1 isoform X2, protein MAELRKTSESVEEKPKSDMEPSSKRGRGLIIEGYPVEGLSIGGHETCIIFPTLKLAFDIGRCPQRAISQDFVFISHAHMDHIGGLPMYVATRGLYSMKPPTIFVPKCIKEDVEQLFNIHRKMDQSELKHNLIGLDVGEEVNVRRDLRVRAFRTYHGIPSQGYIVYSLKQKLKKEHVGLSANEIKTLKSSGVEITNTVREPLVAFTGDTTSDFIVDDNNVDVLKARILVMESTFIDDSVSVAHARDYGHTHLAEIISHAEKFENKAILLIHFSARYMVKEIEQAVSALPAPLAGRVFALTEGI, encoded by the exons ATGGCTGAGTTAAGAAAAACTTCTGAGTCAGTGGAAGAGAAACCTAAATCAGACATGGAACCATCTTCAAAAAGGGGCAGGGGATTGATAATCGAAGGGTACCCAGTTGAGGGTTTGTCCATTGGAGGGCATGAAACTTGCATAATCTTTCCAACTCTCAAGTTGGCCTTCGATATTGGACGATGTCCTCAACGTGCCATCTCTCAGGACTTCGTCTTCATTTCCCATGCTCATATGGACCACATT GGAGGATTGCCCATGTATGTTGCAACTCGTGGATTGTACAGTATGAAGCCTCCAACAATTTTTGTACCAAAATGTATAAAAGAAGATGTTGAACAACTGTTCAATATTCACAGAAAAATGGATCAATCAGAGCTAAAACATAATCTAATTGGGCTGGATGTTG GAGAAGAGGTAAATGTAAGAAGGGATCTTAGAGTAAGGGCTTTTAGGACATACCATGGGATACCGAGCCAG GGTTATATAGTTTACTCTTTGAAGCAGAAACTTAAAAAGGAGCATGTTGGCCTTTCAGCTAATGAAATTAAAACCTTGAAATCATCAGGTGTGGAG aTCACAAACACAGTGAGGGAACCTCTAGTTGCTTTTACAGGAGACACCACATCTGACTTCATTGTTGACGACAACAATGTAGATGTTTTAAAAGCAAGGATTCTTGTCATGGAG AGCACCTTCATTGATGATTCAGTTTCAGTAGCACATGCTAGAGATTATGGACATACTCATTTGGCTGAG ATAATAAGTCACGCAGAAAAATTTGAGAATAAAGCAATTCTTCTTATACACTTTTCAGCTCGTTATATGGTGAAG GAAATTGAACAAGCGGTGTCTGCATTGCCTGCACCTTTAGCAGGTCGGGTTTTTGCACTTACGGAAGGCATCTAA